One stretch of Campylobacter sp. CCS1377 DNA includes these proteins:
- a CDS encoding heavy-metal-associated domain-containing protein, with product MRRFKIENVNCQNCVNLIKNSLEDEFGNFEFEEGLKIVRLDLNDDKIALLREQLQQLGFKLLEEI from the coding sequence ATGAGAAGATTTAAAATTGAAAATGTAAATTGTCAAAATTGTGTGAATTTGATTAAAAATTCTTTAGAAGATGAATTTGGAAATTTTGAATTTGAAGAGGGTTTAAAAATAGTCAGATTGGATTTAAATGATGATAAAATAGCGCTTTTAAGGGAGCAATTACAACAACTTGGTTTTAAACTTTTAGAGGAAATTTAA
- a CDS encoding cation diffusion facilitator family transporter, with product MYEYLSHQPLIKQTCHSHEHHSHEHHSHADAREVDKKILKISLLMTSSMMLVQFVYSLLSNSLALLSDTLHMFSDVFALGLSFLAILAVQKFNNEQKTFGYFRLEILVAFINALTIIISAIFIIYEAIEKFINPSSIDAKTMIIVAILGFLVNAINGFMMFKGANLENINMKSAFLHMMSDLLGSLFVIIGGVLVYFTGIVYIDTILALILSILLLRWAVILLKQSVNILLESSPIEVEKLKQAILISDEIEEIIDLHVTQITNKMYVATMHIKIQKEKIAEFRFLSRKIAKILHDEFEIGHCTIEPVWEEKNEKI from the coding sequence ATGTATGAATATTTATCTCATCAACCTTTGATTAAACAGACTTGCCATTCTCATGAGCATCATTCGCACGAACATCACTCTCATGCTGATGCAAGAGAAGTTGATAAAAAGATTTTAAAAATTTCCCTTCTTATGACCAGCTCTATGATGCTTGTGCAATTTGTTTATTCGTTACTATCAAATTCTTTGGCATTATTAAGTGATACTTTGCATATGTTTTCAGATGTTTTTGCGCTAGGACTTAGCTTTTTAGCCATCTTAGCGGTGCAAAAATTTAACAATGAACAAAAAACTTTTGGATATTTTCGTCTTGAAATTTTAGTAGCTTTTATCAATGCTTTAACCATTATAATATCTGCTATTTTTATCATTTATGAGGCGATAGAAAAGTTTATAAATCCAAGTAGTATTGATGCTAAAACTATGATTATAGTAGCAATTTTAGGCTTTTTGGTGAATGCAATTAATGGTTTTATGATGTTTAAGGGTGCAAATTTAGAAAATATTAATATGAAATCAGCTTTTTTGCATATGATGAGCGATTTGCTTGGATCTTTATTTGTAATTATAGGTGGAGTTTTGGTTTATTTTACAGGCATTGTGTATATTGATACGATTTTGGCTTTGATTTTATCTATTTTGCTTTTAAGATGGGCGGTTATATTGTTAAAACAAAGTGTGAATATTTTACTTGAAAGCTCTCCTATTGAAGTGGAAAAATTAAAACAAGCGATTTTAATTAGCGATGAGATTGAAGAAATTATTGATTTACATGTAACGCAAATTACAAATAAAATGTATGTAGCGACTATGCATATAAAAATTCAAAAAGAAAAAATTGCAGAATTTAGATTTTTATCTCGAAAAATTGCTAAAATTCTGCACGATGAATTTGAAATAGGGCATTGCACTATAGAGCCAGTTTGGGAGGAAAAAAATGAGAAGATTTAA